In Thermococcus stetteri, one genomic interval encodes:
- the pdxT gene encoding pyridoxal 5'-phosphate synthase glutaminase subunit PdxT — protein sequence MVKVGVIGLQGDVEEHITAARRALENLGVSGEVIWLRKPEQLEGISAIIIPGGESTTISRLMVKNGLFEPVKKLGEEGLPIMGTCAGLIMLSKEVIGATPEQKFLELLDVKVNRNAYGRQVDSFEAPIRLAFSDEAFTGVFIRAPRIVELLSDRVKPIAWLGERIVGVEEDNIIGLEFHPELTDDTRVHEYFLRKAL from the coding sequence ATGGTCAAGGTAGGTGTTATTGGCCTCCAGGGCGACGTTGAGGAGCACATAACGGCCGCCAGGAGGGCCCTTGAAAACCTCGGCGTCTCCGGAGAGGTCATCTGGCTCAGGAAACCGGAACAGCTTGAGGGGATCTCCGCCATCATCATCCCAGGTGGAGAGAGTACGACCATATCAAGGCTCATGGTCAAGAACGGCCTCTTCGAGCCGGTTAAGAAGCTAGGCGAGGAAGGGCTTCCCATCATGGGCACCTGCGCCGGCTTGATAATGCTCTCCAAGGAAGTTATTGGGGCCACTCCGGAGCAGAAGTTCCTTGAACTACTCGACGTGAAGGTGAACAGGAACGCCTACGGCAGGCAGGTGGACAGCTTTGAAGCACCTATAAGGCTCGCCTTCAGCGATGAAGCCTTCACCGGCGTCTTCATCCGCGCTCCCAGGATAGTGGAGCTCCTCAGTGATAGGGTTAAGCCGATAGCCTGGCTCGGGGAGAGAATCGTCGGGGTTGAGGAGGACAACATCATCGGCCTTGAGTTCCACCCTGAGCTTACCGACGACACGAGGGTCCACGAGTACTTCCTGAGGAAGGCGCTTTGA
- the purF gene encoding amidophosphoribosyltransferase — MREKCGIFAAATENAPKKAYYALIALQHRGQESAGISVWKHRIRTVSGLGLVQDVFNGKALSSLRSNLAIAHVRYSTSGSLTETQPLETECCGKRIAIAHNGTLTNFLPLRRKYEGMGVRFHHSVDSELLGISFLRHLKETGDEFEAMRGVFNEVKGAYSVALLFDGKIIVARDPVGFRPLSYGTGDGHYFASEDSALRLFVDETEGGEIRDVQPGEVFLISEEGVESRVLAKERHHHCVFEYIYFARPDSTIDGVNVYQARVRMGMELARESPADGDVVIAVPDSGRAAALGFSMESGIPYSEGLIKNRYIGRTFITPGQFYRELKVKLKLSPVREVIDGKRVVLIDDSIVRGTTMRRIVSLLRKAGAKEVHVRISSPPIRHPCYMGIDLPTRHELIAAFGSVEKVREAIGADSLAYLSVEGLIRAVGKKDLCLACLTGEYPEWSFRFY, encoded by the coding sequence ATGCGCGAGAAGTGCGGGATCTTCGCGGCAGCCACAGAGAACGCACCGAAAAAGGCTTACTACGCCCTGATAGCCCTCCAGCACCGCGGCCAGGAGAGCGCTGGAATAAGCGTCTGGAAGCACAGGATAAGGACGGTATCGGGTTTGGGCCTCGTTCAGGATGTCTTCAACGGAAAGGCCCTCTCATCCCTCCGCTCCAACCTTGCCATTGCCCACGTCCGCTATTCGACTTCCGGTTCTCTCACAGAGACCCAGCCCCTTGAGACGGAGTGCTGTGGGAAGAGGATAGCAATAGCCCACAACGGCACCCTCACCAACTTTCTCCCCCTGAGAAGGAAGTACGAGGGTATGGGGGTTAGGTTCCACCACTCAGTAGACTCCGAACTCCTTGGGATTTCGTTTCTCCGACACCTTAAAGAGACCGGGGACGAGTTCGAGGCCATGAGAGGGGTGTTCAACGAGGTCAAGGGTGCTTACTCGGTTGCCCTCCTCTTCGACGGCAAAATCATCGTCGCGAGGGATCCCGTTGGGTTCAGGCCCCTGAGCTATGGAACAGGAGACGGCCACTACTTCGCGAGCGAGGACTCGGCCTTGAGGCTCTTCGTTGACGAAACCGAAGGCGGGGAAATCAGGGACGTTCAGCCCGGCGAAGTTTTCCTTATTTCAGAAGAGGGAGTGGAGAGCAGGGTTCTGGCGAAGGAGAGGCACCACCACTGCGTCTTCGAGTACATCTACTTCGCCCGGCCCGACAGCACAATAGACGGCGTGAACGTCTATCAGGCGAGGGTCAGGATGGGAATGGAGCTGGCGAGGGAAAGCCCCGCCGACGGGGACGTTGTGATAGCCGTTCCAGATTCCGGAAGGGCCGCCGCGCTGGGCTTTTCGATGGAGAGCGGGATTCCCTACTCCGAGGGACTGATAAAGAACCGCTACATAGGAAGGACTTTCATCACCCCCGGCCAGTTTTACCGCGAGCTCAAGGTCAAGCTCAAGCTCTCGCCGGTGAGGGAGGTAATAGATGGAAAAAGGGTTGTCCTCATCGATGATTCAATCGTCCGCGGAACCACTATGAGGAGGATAGTCTCCCTCCTAAGGAAGGCAGGTGCAAAAGAGGTGCACGTGAGGATCTCCTCGCCCCCGATAAGACACCCCTGCTACATGGGAATAGACCTCCCAACGAGGCACGAGCTGATAGCGGCCTTCGGGAGCGTTGAGAAGGTGCGGGAAGCGATAGGCGCCGACAGTCTCGCTTATTTGAGCGTTGAGGGTCTTATCAGGGCCGTTGGCAAGAAAGACCTCTGCCTGGCGTGTCTCACCGGGGAGTATCCGGAGTGGTCCTTCAGGTTTTACTGA
- a CDS encoding helix-turn-helix transcriptional regulator codes for MPDEDLAREVQELREALEALKKSFEIVSHMAQSYLRLLNLYAEYGGLSIDVVIPEIKHDPIAREIVKILFDLRRANVSQIARELKGRRGKASRNTVRVKLEELKELGVVREVPSGGSKGKVYALSRDVVRKWLELIGMPIKFEHANDY; via the coding sequence ATGCCCGACGAAGACCTCGCCAGGGAAGTCCAGGAGCTCAGGGAGGCCCTTGAAGCGCTGAAGAAGAGCTTCGAGATAGTTTCGCACATGGCACAGTCCTACCTTCGGCTCCTCAACCTCTACGCCGAATACGGCGGGCTGAGCATAGACGTTGTTATTCCAGAGATAAAGCACGACCCGATAGCGAGGGAGATAGTTAAGATTCTCTTCGACCTAAGGAGGGCCAACGTGAGCCAGATAGCACGGGAGCTCAAGGGGAGGCGCGGGAAAGCATCGCGCAACACAGTCAGGGTAAAGCTTGAGGAGTTGAAGGAGCTGGGAGTTGTGAGGGAAGTACCGTCTGGGGGAAGCAAAGGCAAGGTCTACGCCCTCTCCCGCGATGTGGTCAGGAAGTGGTTAGAACTGATCGGAATGCCGATTAAGTTTGAGCACGCTAACGATTATTGA
- the pdxS gene encoding pyridoxal 5'-phosphate synthase lyase subunit PdxS — protein MGKLDIIQAKGTERLKRGFAKMVKGGVIMDVTNAEQARIAEEAGAVSVMALHRVPADIRKVGGVARMAPIEKIREIMDAVTIPVMAKVRIGHVAEAKILEALGVDMIDESEVLTPSDPFFHIDKREFTVPFVCGARNLGEAVRRIWEGAAMIRTKGEAGTGNIVEAVRHVRLVAEGIRQIQAMTDEQVYAIAEKFAEPYLRLSLNVKEIAGLPQKVLENEPVYGHYTYREIVEGLYKVLLEIKKLGRLPVVNFAAGGVATPADAALMMQMGMDGVFVGSGIFKSSNPPKMARAIVEAVNHWDEPDLLVEISKEIGEPMHGQDIEELEVRLEERGV, from the coding sequence ATGGGAAAGCTCGATATTATTCAGGCTAAGGGGACTGAGAGACTGAAGAGGGGCTTTGCAAAGATGGTGAAAGGCGGCGTCATAATGGACGTCACCAACGCGGAGCAGGCGAGAATAGCTGAGGAGGCAGGTGCCGTTTCAGTTATGGCCCTTCACCGCGTTCCCGCCGACATCAGAAAGGTAGGCGGAGTCGCCAGGATGGCCCCGATTGAGAAGATTCGGGAAATCATGGACGCCGTTACAATTCCCGTGATGGCCAAGGTCAGGATCGGCCACGTCGCAGAGGCAAAGATACTTGAGGCCCTCGGCGTGGATATGATAGACGAGAGTGAAGTCCTCACGCCATCGGACCCGTTCTTCCACATCGACAAGCGCGAGTTCACCGTTCCCTTCGTCTGCGGTGCGAGAAACCTCGGCGAGGCGGTCAGGAGGATATGGGAAGGCGCGGCCATGATAAGGACCAAGGGCGAGGCAGGAACCGGCAACATCGTCGAGGCTGTGAGGCACGTCCGCCTCGTGGCTGAGGGCATCAGGCAGATACAGGCCATGACCGACGAACAGGTCTATGCCATTGCCGAGAAGTTCGCGGAGCCCTACCTCAGGCTTTCCCTCAACGTCAAGGAGATAGCCGGGCTTCCGCAGAAGGTGCTTGAAAACGAGCCCGTCTACGGCCACTACACCTACCGCGAGATCGTTGAGGGCCTCTACAAGGTTCTCCTTGAGATAAAGAAGCTCGGAAGGCTTCCCGTCGTCAACTTCGCGGCCGGTGGAGTCGCAACTCCTGCCGACGCTGCCCTGATGATGCAGATGGGCATGGACGGTGTCTTCGTAGGCTCTGGAATCTTCAAGAGCTCTAACCCACCCAAGATGGCCAGGGCCATAGTTGAAGCTGTAAACCACTGGGACGAGCCGGACCTTCTCGTCGAGATCAGCAAGGAGATAGGCGAGCCGATGCACGGACAGGACATAGAGGAGCTTGAGGTTCGCCTTGAGGAGAGGGGCGTTTGA
- a CDS encoding nucleotidyltransferase domain-containing protein, whose protein sequence is MTSREKALEAMIERGRKRYLMIKNYKRYLPVIKRACEEVFGECELYVFGSVLTGKFTAGSDVDLLIKVREVPKSLRERAELEARIEELAGLPDYHPFEFHIVDEDGFRRYAKLLKAELKKVE, encoded by the coding sequence ATGACTTCGAGAGAAAAAGCCCTTGAGGCAATGATCGAGCGCGGGAGAAAGAGGTACCTCATGATAAAGAACTACAAGCGCTACCTTCCCGTGATAAAGAGGGCTTGCGAGGAAGTCTTTGGTGAGTGCGAGCTCTACGTCTTCGGTAGCGTCCTGACCGGGAAGTTTACGGCCGGGAGCGACGTTGACCTGCTGATAAAGGTGAGAGAAGTCCCAAAAAGCCTCCGCGAACGGGCAGAACTTGAGGCGAGAATAGAGGAGCTCGCGGGTCTGCCCGATTATCACCCCTTTGAGTTCCACATCGTCGATGAAGATGGGTTCAGGAGATACGCAAAACTGCTGAAAGCCGAACTGAAAAAAGTGGAATGA
- the nadC gene encoding carboxylating nicotinate-nucleotide diphosphorylase — protein sequence MVPLSYLLRFIEEDATFGDVTSEAVIPEELGARAVIIAKQDGVIAGIEEANALFEHFGVKVKVKKRDGERVKKGDIVLELEGNARAILLVERTALNIMGRMSGIATEVRRLSETVKKVNPKVRVAGTRKTLLKPIDKRALLIGGGETHRFSLSDAILIKDNHLALVPLEEAIKRAKEFSVYKVVEVEVESLEDALRAARAGADVIMLDNMKPDEIAEVVEALKREGLRKRVRIEVSGGVTPENITEYAKLDVDVISLGYLTHSVKNFDVSLEIIGRL from the coding sequence ATGGTTCCGCTCAGCTATCTGCTCAGGTTCATCGAGGAAGATGCCACCTTTGGGGACGTAACGAGTGAGGCGGTTATTCCGGAGGAGCTGGGTGCAAGGGCCGTAATCATAGCGAAGCAGGATGGGGTTATAGCGGGCATTGAGGAGGCGAATGCCCTCTTCGAGCACTTTGGAGTTAAAGTTAAAGTCAAAAAGCGTGATGGGGAGAGGGTTAAGAAAGGAGACATCGTCCTTGAGCTTGAGGGCAACGCGAGGGCAATCCTCCTCGTCGAGAGGACGGCGCTGAACATAATGGGCAGGATGAGCGGGATAGCGACCGAGGTCAGGAGGCTCTCTGAAACGGTCAAAAAGGTGAACCCGAAGGTCAGAGTTGCCGGGACGAGGAAAACACTCCTCAAGCCGATTGACAAGCGCGCACTCCTCATTGGAGGCGGGGAAACACATCGCTTCTCCCTAAGCGACGCGATACTGATAAAGGACAACCACCTCGCCCTCGTTCCACTTGAGGAGGCGATAAAGCGCGCGAAGGAGTTCTCAGTTTACAAGGTTGTTGAGGTCGAGGTGGAGAGCCTTGAGGATGCACTCAGGGCGGCCAGGGCGGGGGCAGATGTGATCATGCTCGACAATATGAAGCCGGATGAAATAGCGGAGGTCGTTGAGGCTCTGAAGCGTGAGGGACTGAGAAAGAGGGTCAGGATAGAGGTCTCCGGCGGAGTAACCCCCGAGAACATAACGGAATACGCTAAGCTCGACGTTGACGTTATTAGCCTCGGTTACCTAACGCACTCGGTCAAAAACTTCGATGTCAGCCTTGAAATAATCGGCAGGCTCTGA
- a CDS encoding MFS transporter, translating into MIYHTLIAPGLIVWILFPLYLMMTGYSVLEVGAFFMIVNIAAIPLTYIFGRLFNRWDIKKGLIAIDILDGIAYVMYGLAKGAIAPLILFGGRAVEKLSTLLYPLYRAYEQIIYPEDRYEEIFAWHLRLPEIATIVSFPIMGYLLGYVYTEPEHYRLTFIFFGLFSVVTVTYLWLFLPSVGKEERISPEGFTFKAGEFKVLLAFETLLTLAWGLAPGFILINYVVFVLHKTVFEVTLIIVASSLMRIVGTYASERVPKGKGFHAIAFGMFLNALYAFVMALSPSFWLALAVYAIGDFGNALWFPFYRSWFFRLIPKEKTSEFHAAISSYNRVLGLVTPFIAGALASINATLPYGASFVGFIAAGLFLLWIAKKRD; encoded by the coding sequence ATGATCTACCACACGCTAATAGCCCCTGGGCTGATAGTCTGGATTCTCTTCCCGCTCTACCTCATGATGACGGGTTACTCCGTCCTCGAAGTCGGAGCGTTCTTCATGATAGTCAACATCGCCGCCATTCCGCTCACATACATATTCGGCAGGCTCTTCAACCGCTGGGACATCAAAAAGGGCCTGATAGCGATAGACATCCTCGACGGAATAGCCTACGTCATGTATGGCCTCGCCAAGGGAGCGATAGCGCCCCTGATACTCTTCGGAGGTCGGGCGGTCGAGAAACTCTCCACGCTCCTCTATCCTCTCTATCGGGCCTACGAGCAGATCATATATCCAGAGGACAGGTACGAGGAGATATTTGCCTGGCACCTCCGATTGCCCGAGATAGCGACCATTGTGAGCTTTCCGATAATGGGCTACCTCCTCGGCTACGTCTACACTGAACCGGAGCACTACCGGCTGACCTTCATCTTCTTCGGCCTTTTCTCCGTCGTGACGGTCACCTACCTCTGGCTCTTCCTTCCAAGCGTCGGGAAGGAGGAGAGGATAAGTCCGGAAGGGTTCACATTCAAAGCGGGCGAGTTTAAAGTTCTCCTCGCCTTTGAGACCCTCCTGACCCTCGCGTGGGGGCTCGCTCCGGGGTTCATCCTCATAAACTACGTCGTCTTTGTTTTACACAAGACGGTCTTCGAAGTAACCCTGATAATCGTCGCGAGCAGTTTGATGAGAATAGTCGGTACATACGCAAGCGAGCGCGTTCCGAAGGGGAAGGGCTTCCACGCGATAGCGTTTGGGATGTTCCTCAACGCCCTCTACGCATTCGTAATGGCGCTCTCTCCATCCTTCTGGCTTGCATTGGCCGTTTACGCCATCGGAGACTTCGGCAACGCGCTGTGGTTCCCCTTCTACCGCTCGTGGTTCTTCAGGCTGATTCCAAAAGAAAAGACGAGCGAGTTCCATGCGGCGATATCGAGCTACAACAGAGTCCTCGGACTTGTGACGCCGTTCATAGCCGGTGCGTTGGCAAGCATCAATGCAACGCTGCCCTATGGTGCGAGCTTTGTGGGCTTCATAGCGGCTGGACTGTTCCTCCTGTGGATTGCAAAAAAGAGAGACTAG
- a CDS encoding HEPN domain-containing protein: MHYEEVEVLLQRSEDYMELANAAFENEKYDTAIFLAEQALQFYLKALLIKYADLRLRTHSVRELLAALGKALEAEESVAGFIRSHRSLLRELEDAYIGARYEPRRYYREDAEELIEFVGEIFDFVEGLADDFERKSP; the protein is encoded by the coding sequence ATGCACTACGAGGAAGTTGAGGTTCTCCTTCAAAGGTCAGAGGACTATATGGAGCTCGCCAACGCCGCTTTTGAGAATGAGAAGTACGATACTGCGATCTTCCTCGCGGAGCAGGCTCTCCAGTTTTACCTCAAAGCCCTGCTGATTAAATACGCTGATCTGAGGCTGAGGACTCACTCGGTAAGGGAGCTTCTGGCGGCCCTTGGGAAAGCCCTTGAGGCGGAGGAGAGTGTCGCTGGCTTCATAAGGTCGCACCGAAGCCTCCTGAGGGAGCTTGAGGATGCCTACATAGGGGCGAGGTACGAGCCGAGGCGCTACTACCGCGAGGACGCTGAGGAGCTTATTGAGTTCGTGGGGGAGATTTTTGACTTCGTGGAGGGCCTTGCAGATGACTTCGAGAGAAAAAGCCCTTGA
- a CDS encoding UPF0175 family protein, which yields MGEVTFVIPSDLSRILRVDEKQLPKLVRIYLAVELYREGVVSLGKAAEIAGVSKAEMMEILASKGVPLSYTEEDLQEDIETLERLL from the coding sequence ATGGGAGAGGTTACCTTTGTCATTCCCTCAGACCTCTCGCGAATCCTCAGAGTCGATGAGAAACAGCTACCAAAGCTCGTCAGGATATACCTCGCCGTTGAACTCTATCGGGAGGGTGTAGTTAGCCTTGGAAAGGCTGCAGAGATTGCCGGGGTCAGCAAAGCAGAGATGATGGAAATTCTGGCCTCCAAAGGCGTCCCCCTGAGCTACACTGAAGAAGACCTCCAGGAGGACATAGAAACCCTGGAGAGGTTGTTATAA
- the fdhF gene encoding formate dehydrogenase subunit alpha, translating into MRKVVCPYCGFGCNILIDPTTLKVKPYRGEPNRGKLCPKGLHATEIVKSRERLKRPLKRVGSSMVPISWGVAIDEIAKKLLEIRELYGPNAVAFLASSKVSNEENYLIQKIARLFGTNNIDNCARLCHEASVHALKLSLGTGAQTNPYEDITKFKSVLIWGYNPAETHPVVMDYILRTKRNGAKIIAVDVRETRSMAFADYKLVIRPGTDIVLANALAHVIIEEELYNEEFIRSRTTGFSEIRMAVKKYTPKYAEIVTGVPAETIEEVAREFALAGSGAVMWGMGITQHVSGVENALALINLALLLGYIGERGGLYPMRGQNNVQGAAYMGALSEFLPGYVPLTDEKFRKRVARLWGVDDLPTERGLYLTELWDAVEKGDVKALYIVGENPAVSEADFTRVRRALRKLDLLVAQDIFPTRTARYAHYLLPASAFCEKAGSYMNSERRIQWSEKACEPAYDSKPDWEILTMLGRVLGLPGFNYTSVEEITAEYFRLFPELEEKSVEELKKSEGIFLPKKRLHTWEFATPDGKARFMAVERIAPWESPDEDYPFVLTTVRLIGHYNTGEMTLRSPSLVKLMGEPRALISREDAERLGIKSGDLVEIETRRGKIRMRAEVENVPRGLVVVPFHFKVNRLTSPALNKAGTPELKFAAARIRKV; encoded by the coding sequence GTGAGGAAGGTCGTCTGCCCATACTGCGGCTTTGGCTGCAACATCCTGATAGACCCGACTACACTGAAGGTTAAACCGTACAGGGGCGAGCCGAACAGGGGGAAGCTCTGCCCGAAGGGCCTGCACGCAACGGAGATAGTGAAGTCGAGGGAAAGGCTCAAGAGGCCCCTCAAGAGAGTCGGCTCCTCGATGGTCCCGATTTCATGGGGAGTGGCGATCGATGAGATAGCAAAAAAGCTTCTTGAGATAAGGGAGCTTTACGGCCCCAATGCTGTTGCCTTTCTGGCGTCTTCCAAGGTCTCCAACGAGGAGAACTACCTAATCCAGAAGATAGCGCGCCTCTTCGGCACGAACAACATAGACAACTGTGCAAGGCTCTGCCACGAAGCTTCTGTCCACGCCCTCAAGCTCTCCCTCGGCACTGGAGCTCAGACCAACCCCTATGAGGACATAACGAAGTTCAAATCCGTCCTGATCTGGGGATACAATCCAGCCGAGACCCATCCAGTCGTTATGGACTACATCCTGAGGACGAAGAGGAACGGTGCTAAGATAATCGCCGTTGACGTGAGGGAGACGAGGAGCATGGCCTTCGCGGATTACAAGCTCGTGATAAGGCCCGGGACAGACATAGTCCTAGCCAACGCGCTGGCCCACGTCATAATCGAGGAGGAGCTCTACAACGAGGAGTTCATAAGGAGCAGAACTACCGGCTTCTCCGAGATAAGGATGGCGGTCAAAAAGTACACGCCAAAATACGCCGAGATAGTAACCGGAGTCCCGGCGGAAACTATTGAGGAAGTTGCAAGGGAGTTCGCCCTCGCCGGAAGCGGGGCGGTGATGTGGGGAATGGGCATCACTCAGCACGTTTCTGGAGTTGAGAACGCCTTAGCCCTGATAAACCTCGCACTTCTCCTCGGCTACATCGGCGAGAGGGGCGGTCTCTACCCGATGCGCGGCCAGAACAACGTCCAGGGAGCGGCATACATGGGAGCCCTCAGTGAGTTCCTGCCCGGCTACGTCCCGCTCACCGACGAGAAGTTCAGGAAGAGGGTGGCGAGGCTCTGGGGCGTCGACGATCTCCCGACTGAGAGAGGTCTCTACCTCACCGAGCTGTGGGACGCGGTGGAGAAGGGGGACGTGAAGGCCCTCTACATCGTCGGCGAGAACCCTGCTGTAAGCGAGGCCGACTTCACGAGGGTGAGGAGGGCCTTGAGGAAGCTCGACCTCCTCGTCGCTCAGGACATATTCCCCACGAGAACGGCCCGCTATGCCCACTACCTCCTGCCGGCTTCGGCGTTCTGCGAGAAAGCTGGAAGCTACATGAACAGCGAGAGGAGAATCCAGTGGAGCGAGAAGGCCTGCGAGCCAGCGTACGACTCAAAGCCCGACTGGGAGATACTGACGATGCTCGGAAGGGTGCTCGGTCTGCCGGGTTTCAACTACACCTCGGTTGAGGAGATAACCGCCGAGTACTTCAGGCTCTTCCCGGAGCTCGAGGAGAAGAGCGTCGAGGAGCTGAAGAAGAGCGAAGGAATCTTCTTACCTAAGAAGAGGCTCCACACCTGGGAGTTTGCAACGCCTGATGGAAAGGCCCGCTTCATGGCTGTCGAAAGGATAGCACCCTGGGAGAGCCCCGACGAGGATTACCCCTTCGTCCTCACAACCGTGAGACTCATAGGCCACTACAACACGGGGGAGATGACTCTGAGGAGCCCTTCCCTGGTCAAGCTCATGGGAGAACCGAGGGCACTGATAAGCCGTGAGGACGCTGAGAGGCTTGGGATAAAGAGCGGGGACTTGGTTGAGATAGAGACGAGGCGCGGGAAGATAAGGATGAGGGCAGAGGTTGAAAACGTTCCCAGGGGGCTCGTAGTAGTTCCATTCCACTTCAAGGTAAACAGGCTGACGAGCCCGGCGCTCAACAAGGCCGGAACGCCGGAGCTCAAGTTCGCGGCGGCGAGGATCAGAAAGGTCTAA
- a CDS encoding DUF3368 domain-containing protein encodes MLILDEKIPRLIAKSLGIKVAGTLALLFIAKERGLLEEDLEPLLLELRAKGVCFSEKVVEALRKRFSKT; translated from the coding sequence TTGCTGATTCTCGATGAGAAGATTCCGAGGCTCATAGCGAAGTCCCTTGGGATAAAGGTTGCGGGAACCCTGGCGTTGCTTTTCATCGCCAAAGAAAGGGGTCTTTTGGAAGAAGATCTTGAACCCCTTCTGCTTGAGCTCAGGGCCAAAGGAGTCTGCTTCAGTGAAAAAGTTGTTGAAGCCCTGAGGAAGCGATTCAGTAAAACCTGA
- a CDS encoding sugar phosphate nucleotidyltransferase codes for MMIRKAVIPIGGEATRLRPLTIETSKGLVRLLNKPILEHSILSLARDGIEEVYLGVKGYVNYTTLFDYFREGYWLKKKYGLEKEVRIRYMPRYESRTNGDAVWYTMVYYGIKEPVVVIQGDNIYQLNLRDMFEWHRKKDAFMTIALQSVEDVTGFGVAKIDDDYRIEYFVEKPRPKEAPSNLANTGIYILSENFWEFLDEDWAGEMKETGRLDFGGDVIPALIEHGYEVYGYPMEGYWFDVGTPERYLNAAMYLLHHLSPEDIEAVEITHDVYMQGKSEMSESLRRKFREMIKTGNILVEGKVLLGRHISIGRGTALEDAVIDNYTIVGNNCEILRSVVMDRVKLGDNVRIVNSIIGRHVEIGNNVRIVNSVIGDNAVIEDNVRMYNVKIWPHEFVEKGATLEHYTVRTGVPRR; via the coding sequence ATGATGATAAGAAAGGCTGTAATCCCTATAGGAGGGGAGGCCACAAGGCTCCGTCCGCTCACGATAGAGACTTCTAAGGGCCTCGTCAGGCTCCTGAACAAGCCCATCCTTGAGCATTCTATTCTGAGCCTCGCGAGGGACGGGATAGAGGAGGTCTACCTGGGCGTCAAGGGCTACGTGAACTACACCACTCTCTTTGACTACTTCCGCGAGGGCTACTGGCTGAAGAAGAAGTACGGACTTGAGAAAGAGGTCAGAATACGCTACATGCCGCGCTACGAGAGCAGGACCAACGGCGATGCCGTGTGGTACACGATGGTGTACTACGGGATAAAGGAGCCCGTCGTGGTCATCCAGGGGGACAACATCTACCAGCTCAATCTGCGGGATATGTTCGAGTGGCACAGGAAGAAGGATGCCTTCATGACGATAGCCCTTCAGTCCGTGGAAGACGTCACGGGCTTTGGGGTTGCCAAAATCGACGACGACTACCGCATTGAGTACTTCGTCGAGAAGCCCAGGCCGAAGGAAGCCCCCAGCAACCTCGCAAACACCGGAATCTACATCCTCTCCGAGAACTTCTGGGAGTTCCTCGACGAGGACTGGGCGGGGGAGATGAAGGAAACCGGAAGGCTGGACTTCGGGGGAGACGTAATTCCGGCCCTCATAGAGCACGGCTATGAGGTCTACGGCTATCCTATGGAGGGCTACTGGTTCGACGTCGGTACACCAGAGAGGTACCTCAACGCGGCCATGTACCTGCTCCACCACCTCTCGCCCGAGGACATTGAGGCGGTTGAAATAACGCACGACGTCTACATGCAGGGAAAATCGGAGATGTCCGAAAGCCTCAGGAGGAAGTTCAGGGAGATGATTAAGACCGGGAATATCCTCGTGGAGGGGAAGGTGCTCCTCGGAAGGCACATCAGCATTGGGAGAGGGACTGCACTCGAAGACGCCGTCATAGACAACTACACTATTGTGGGAAACAACTGTGAGATCCTCCGCTCCGTTGTCATGGACAGGGTAAAGCTCGGGGACAACGTCAGGATAGTGAACTCTATAATAGGCAGGCATGTAGAGATTGGGAACAACGTGAGGATAGTGAACTCTGTAATCGGGGACAACGCCGTTATCGAGGATAACGTGAGGATGTACAACGTCAAGATATGGCCGCACGAGTTCGTGGAGAAAGGGGCCACGCTGGAGCACTACACCGTTAGGACGGGGGTGCCGAGAAGATGA